The Nitrospirota bacterium nucleotide sequence CGAGGTCTCCGATCAGGAAGTTCGACAAGCGGTCAAGAATATGAAGCAACAGGGGGAAACGATCGACGAGACGAACCCGGCAAACATGAAAAATGTCCGGGAACAGCTGACCTTGCTCAAAGTCGTCGATCGCGAAGTGCGAAGCGGGGTGATGGTGGCAGACTCCGACATGAAACGATACTTCCAGGGGCACCGCGATCGATTTGCGCTCCCGGAGGAATATACCCTCAGCCAGATTCTCATCCTCTCCCGGTCACCGGACGATATGGCCGATGCCAAGGAAAAAATGCGTGACGTGATGAAACGGCTGAAGCAGGGGGAGTCCTTCGAAGACCTGGCACTGCAGTATTCAGACGGCCCAAACGCCACTCGGGGAGGGCGCATCGGCCTCGTACGGCAGGGAGAGCTCTTACCGGGAATCGAACGAGCCATCACGAATCTCGTACCCGGCGGCATCTCGGATGTGATTGAAACCTCGGAGGGCATTCACGTCGTGCGGCTGGATGACAAAAAACCCAAGCAGTTCCGCCCGTACGAGGAAGTCCGCGTTGAAATTCAGGGGCTCGTCTTTCAGCAGAAAAGCGAAGATGTCTTCCAAGCCTGGCTAGCCGACCTCAAGAACAAGGCCTATATCGAGATCAAGTTTGAAGCTGCTCCTTCAGGGCCGCCCACAAC carries:
- a CDS encoding peptidylprolyl isomerase, translating into MTPHGLRLTVFFAFALIAPAALLSAAQVEDRIVAIVNSDLIMLSDMKRELTPERERMQKEFHGDMLARRLKTAEYMALTSMIERKLQLQEAKTRSVEVSDQEVRQAVKNMKQQGETIDETNPANMKNVREQLTLLKVVDREVRSGVMVADSDMKRYFQGHRDRFALPEEYTLSQILILSRSPDDMADAKEKMRDVMKRLKQGESFEDLALQYSDGPNATRGGRIGLVRQGELLPGIERAITNLVPGGISDVIETSEGIHVVRLDDKKPKQFRPYEEVRVEIQGLVFQQKSEDVFQAWLADLKNKAYIEIKFEAAPSGPPTTGPAPRPSTTSKE